Proteins encoded by one window of Panicum virgatum strain AP13 chromosome 7N, P.virgatum_v5, whole genome shotgun sequence:
- the LOC120681800 gene encoding CMP-sialic acid transporter 4 isoform X1 gives MQRNGVLECSVCRSKVAVPSPRSVSRAYDKHRSKVSSKYRALNVLLVSGDCILVGLQPILVFMSKVDGKFQFSPISVNFLTEVAKVIFAIIMLIIQSRKQKVGEKPLLSLSTFVQAARNNVLLAVPALLYAINNYLKFIMQLYFNPATVKMLSNLKVLVIAVLLKIIMRRKFSIIQWEALALLLIGISVNQLRSIPAGTNAFGLPVTAVAYAYTLIFVTVPSFASVYNEYALKSQFDTSIYLQNLFLYGYGAIFNFLGILGTVIFQGPESFDILRGHSRATMFLICNNAAQGILSSFFFKYADTILKKYSSTVATIFTGLASAAFLGQPLTVNFLLGISIVFISMHQFFSPLAKVKDEKTAGTVELGDSQNHSRSSESSFVNMTAGAADDASHLSATDERKPLLPI, from the exons ATGCAGAGGAATGGCGTGCTGGAATGCAGCGTTTGTCGCTCCAAGGTGGCGGTTCCGAGCCCCAGGAGTGTGTCAAGGGCATACGACAAGCACCGCAGCAAGGTGTCATCCAAGTACCGTGCACTTAATGTGCTTCTCGTGTCTGGGGACTGCATCTTGGTCGGCCTCCAG CCTATCTTAGTCTTCATGTCGAAGGTTGATGGGAAGTTTCAGTTCAGTCCTATCAGCGTTAACTTTTTGACAGAAGTTGCAAAAGTTATTTTTGCCATTATAATGCTAATAATTCAG TCTAGAAAACAAAAGGTGGGGGAAAAGCCTCTTCTGTCACTTTCAACCTTTGTACAG GCAGCTCGTAATAATGTGCTCTTAGCTGTTCCTGCTCTCCTATATGCCATCAACAACTACCTAAAGTTTATCATGCAG TTATACTTCAACCCTGCAACTGTGAAGATGCTAAGCAATCTGAAG GTGCTGGTCATAGCTGTTCTCCTAAAAATTATAATGAGAAGAAAATTCTCTATAATCCAG TGGGAAGCCCTTGCCCTATTACTGATTGGAATCAGTGTCAATCAACTACGCTCGATACCTGCGGGCACCAATGCTTTTGGTCTTCCCGTCACTGCTGTTGCATATGCATATACACTAATTTTT gttaccGTCCCATCGTTTGCCTCTGTCTACAATGAGTATGCTCTAAAAAGCCAGTTTGATACAAGCATCTACCTTCAG AATTTGTTCTTATATGGTTATGGTGCAATTTTCAACTTCCTTGGCATCTTAGGGACCGTCATATTTCAAG GTCCAGAGAGTTTTGATATCCTTCGAGGGCATTCAAGGGCAACAATGTTTCTCATTTGTAACAATGCAGCACAAGGCATTCTCTCCTCTTTCTTCTTTAAGTACGCAG ATACCATTTTGAAGAAGTATTCATCAACAGTTGCCACAATTTTTACGGGTTTAGCTTCGGCTGCATTTTTGGGACAACCCTTGACTGTTAACTTTCTTCTAGGCATCTCAATAGTATTTATTTCAATGCACCAG tttttctctCCACTAGCCAAGGTCAAAGATGAAAAAACAGCAGGAACAGTGGAGCTAGGAGATTCACAAAATCATAG CAGGTCCTCTGAGTCTTCTTTTGTAAATATGACTGCTGGTGCCGCTGACGAT GCAAGCCATCTTAGCGCAACTGACGAGAGAAAACCGCTGCTGCCCATTTAA
- the LOC120681500 gene encoding uncharacterized protein LOC120681500 gives MASALLSYLHALWPFSALVREEDDLRASARLVGALSVPEETKQFVFALREPPGGPPRDRDGGGVIYILAAQNLSEQSASDAERLIREVRPGAVVTQVARAALDDVRIEEACLAGNGGEGVPVPASPFQVIKQCVTEKRSKDQYVKAAACQVLQEIFGVGFYGHLLAAKRAAEETGSCFLLLESPYERNCGGNGSGSQNSAADDGSAQQLQASCSLPHSTTDDESGLQLQASCLLPRSATSIVSSHGRTICLMDDNGGQLLKSLAPSLNFLMSQAITSNAATECRPSECKPADGYEAPPFAQSVYPLLADLYHIFVDIPSIGRAMASAQQLLTQVHEGEPISSDMLSDVYIFRIAIEALRMGLNNAARCHIDTRDKDGSKKLEFSDLRSDEKCHILLVQALRSQLKEFDSVVAIVDASCLAGIRRHWNTPVPSEITQLASRCFSHYCDENDDKIELPSAVSTDKKSWISEKPVVAVGAGGTAILGFSSLSKTVQASAFLKLAPYKSPVVLKYGLMQLQRHAAIVLSKILPHGFVTAGSKASALQFTASAEKIRAVAHTIISSAERTSLLAMRTSFYEIMQKRHRQPFRITPWATFGCSMVACAGLLTHGDGIECAAEAAPSVPMIASLGRGLEGLRLTSQEVRQTKGHNVKEALQALMKSLKKSAK, from the coding sequence atggcgtcgGCGCTGCTCTCGTACCTGCATGCCCTGTGGCCGTTCTCCGCCCTCGTGAGGGAGGAGGACGACCTACGCGCGTCCGCGCGGCTGGTCGGGGCGCTCTCGGTGCCGGAGGAGACGAAGCAGTTCGTTTTCGCGCTCCGCGAGCCGCCGGGAGGGCCGCCGCGGGatcgggacggcggcggcgtgatctACATCCTCGCCGCGCAGAACCTGTCGGAGCAGTCCGCGTCGGACGCCGAGCGCCTGATCAGGGAGGTGCGGCCGGGGGCCGTGGTCACCCAGGTCGCGCGCGCGGCCCTCGACGACGTCCGGATCGAGGAGGCCTGCCTCGCTGgcaacggcggcgagggcgttcCGGTTCCGGCGTCGCCGTTCCAGGTGATCAAGCAGTGCGTCACGGAGAAGAGGAGCAAGGATCAGTATGTGAAGGCGGCCGCCTGCCAGGTCCTGCAGGAGATCTTCGGGGTCGGGTTCTACGGCCATCTGCTTGCTGCCAAGCGAGCCGCGGAGGAGACGGGTTCGTGTTTTCTTTTGCTCGAGTCACCGTATGAGAGGAATTGTGGCGGCAATGGGTCGGGCAGCCAGAATAGTGCTGCGGATGATGGTTCGGCCCAGCAATTACAGGCTAGCTGCTCGCTCCCTCACAGCACCACAGATGATGAATCAGGTTTGCAATTGCAGGCTAGCTGCTTGCTTCCCAGGAGTGCCACTTCAATCGTAAGCTcccatggtaggacaatatgcCTTATGGATGATAATGGAGGACAACTCTTGAAGTCCCTGGCTCCAAGTCTCAATTTCCTGATGTCCCAAGCTATCACTTCCAATGCTGCTACTGAATGCAGGCCATCTGAATGCAAGCCGGCTGATGGATACGAGGCCCCACCATTTGCTCAGTCTGTCTACCCTTTACTTGCTGATCTGTATCATATATTTGTTGACATCCCATCGATCGGGAGGGCTATGGCTTCTGCTCAGCAGTTGCTTACACAAGTTCACGAGGGGGAGCCAATCAGCAGTGACATGTTATCAGATGTGTACATATTTAGAATTGCAATAGAGGCCCTTAGAATGGGTTTAAACAATGCAGCAAGGTGTCACATTGATACTAGAGATAAGGATGGTTCAAAAAAGCTGGAGTTTTCAGACCTCCGATCTGATGAGAAGTGCCACATTCTTCTTGTGCAAGCTCTCAGGAGCCAACTAAAAGAGTTTGATTCTGTGGTGGCTATTGTTGATGCAAGCTGCTTAGCTGGAATAAGAAGACATTGGAACACCCCTGTTCCTTCAGAGATTACTCAGTTAGCTAGCAGGTGCTTCAGCCATTATTGTGATGAAAATGATGACAAAATTGAGCTGCCTTCAGCAGTCAGTACTGATAAAAAAAGTTGGATATCTGAGAAGCCTGTGGTTGCTGTTGGTGCAGGAGGTACAGCAATTTTGGGCTTTTCATCATTGTCAAAAACTGTTCAGGCTTCTGCCTTCCTTAAGCTGGCTCCGTACAAAAGTCCAGTAGTCCTAAAGTATGGATTAATGCAGCTACAGAGACATGCTGCCATTGTATTAAGCAAGATTCTCCCTCATGGGTTTGTTACTGCTGGTTCGAAGGCATCTGCTCTACAGTTCACGGCTTCAGCAGAGAAAATCCGAGCAGTGGCTCACACTATAATATCATCAGCTGAGAGAACGAGCTTGTTGGCTATGCGGACGTCATTCTATGAAATAATGCAGAAGAGGCATAGACAGCCTTTCAGAATAACTCCTTGGGCAACATTTGGCTGCAGCATGGTTGCATGCGCTGGACTCTTGACGCATGGAGATGGGATTGAGTGTGCAGCCGAGGCAGCACCTTCTGTTCCAATGATTGCCTCTCTGGGCCGTGGCCTTGAGGGCTTGCGTCTCACATCTCAGGAAGTCAGACAAACGAAGGGCCATAATGTGAAAGAAGCTTTACAAGCTTTAATGAAGAGCTTGAAGAAATCAGCAAAATAA
- the LOC120681501 gene encoding phosphoglycolate phosphatase 1A, chloroplastic-like, whose translation MLQVRAPPTFLPSTTSSSSPSSSSQAPAPSASFGRGSHRRGGLVPFAAAASPRRGAARRSVMAAAGAAKLEDADALIDSVETFIFDCDGVIWKGDKLIDGVPETLDLLRSKGKRLVFVTNNSTKSRKQYGKKFETLGLSVDEEEIFASSFAAAAYLQSIDFPKDKKVYVIGEEGILKELELAGFQYLGGPTDGDKKIELKPGFYMEHDKDVGAVVVGFDRYFNYYKVQYGTLCIRENPGCLFIATNRDAVTHLTDAQEWAGGGSMVGAILGSTKQEPLVVGKPSTFMMDYLAKKFGITTSQICMVGDRLDTDILFGQNGGCKTLLVLSGVTSLQTLQSPDNSIQPDFYTNQISDFLTLKAATV comes from the exons ATGCTCCAGGTTCGCGCGCCCCCCACCTTCCtcccctccaccacctcctcctcctcgccatcaTCCTCGTCGCAGGCGCCGGCGCCCTCTGCGTCCTTCGGGAGGGGCAGCCACCGGCGCGGCGGGCTGGTCCccttcgccgcggcggcgtcaccgcggcgcggcgcggcgaggcgttCCGTgatggccgcggcgggggcggctaAGCTCGAGGACGCCGACGCGCTCATCGACTCCGTGGAGACCTTCATCTTCGACTGCGACG GTGTGATCTGGAAGGGAGACAAGCTGATCGACGGCGTGCCGGAGACGCTCGACTTGCTCCGATCGAAG GGCAAGAGGCTGGTGTTCGTCACAAACAACTCCACCAAGTCGAGGAAGCAGTACGGCAAGAAGTTCGAGACGCTGGGACTGAGTGTCGACGAG GAAGAGATCTTCGCTTCATCCTTCGCAGCTGCAGCCTACCTGCAGTCCATCGATTTCCCCAAGGACAAGAAG GTGTATGTCATCGGAGAGGAAGGGATTCTCAAGGAGCTGGAGCTGGCTGGGTTTCAGTACCTCGGCGGACCC ACAGATGGAGACAAGAAGATAGAGCTGAAGCCTGGTTTTTACATGGAGCATGACAAAGAT GTGGGAGCAGTAGTTGTCGGATTCGATCGCTACTTTAACTACTACAAAGTTCA GTACGGGACACTTTGCATCCGTGAGAACCCAGGTTGCCTTTTCATTGCAACAAACAGGGACGCCGTCACTCATCTTACCGATGCCCAAGAATGGGCAG GTGGTGGGTCAATGGTCGGCGCAATTCTTGGTTCCACTAAGCAAGAACCACTCGTTGTTGGGAAGCCATCCACTTTCATGATGGACTACCTGGCAAAGAA GTTCGGAATCACAACATCTCAGATATGCATGGTGGGTGACCGGTTGGATACGGATATCCTGTTTGGCCAAAACGGAGGCTGCAAAACTCTTCTTGTTCTATCAG GTGTGACTTCCCTGCAGACACTTCAGAGCCCCGACAACTCAATCCAGCCAGATTTCTACACAAACCAGATTTCTGATTTTCTCACCCTCAAAGCAGCAACTGTCTGA
- the LOC120681800 gene encoding CMP-sialic acid transporter 4 isoform X2 — MQRNGVLECSVCRSKVAVPSPRSVSRAYDKHRSKVSSKYRALNVLLVSGDCILVGLQPILVFMSKVDGKFQFSPISVNFLTEVAKVIFAIIMLIIQSRKQKVGEKPLLSLSTFVQAARNNVLLAVPALLYAINNYLKFIMQLYFNPATVKMLSNLKVLVIAVLLKIIMRRKFSIIQWEALALLLIGISVNQLRSIPAGTNAFGLPVTAVAYAYTLIFVTVPSFASVYNEYALKSQFDTSIYLQNLFLYGYGAIFNFLGILGTVIFQGPESFDILRGHSRATMFLICNNAAQGILSSFFFKYADTILKKYSSTVATIFTGLASAAFLGQPLTVNFLLGISIVFISMHQFFSPLAKVKDEKTAGTVELGDSQNHRSSESSFVNMTAGAADDASHLSATDERKPLLPI, encoded by the exons ATGCAGAGGAATGGCGTGCTGGAATGCAGCGTTTGTCGCTCCAAGGTGGCGGTTCCGAGCCCCAGGAGTGTGTCAAGGGCATACGACAAGCACCGCAGCAAGGTGTCATCCAAGTACCGTGCACTTAATGTGCTTCTCGTGTCTGGGGACTGCATCTTGGTCGGCCTCCAG CCTATCTTAGTCTTCATGTCGAAGGTTGATGGGAAGTTTCAGTTCAGTCCTATCAGCGTTAACTTTTTGACAGAAGTTGCAAAAGTTATTTTTGCCATTATAATGCTAATAATTCAG TCTAGAAAACAAAAGGTGGGGGAAAAGCCTCTTCTGTCACTTTCAACCTTTGTACAG GCAGCTCGTAATAATGTGCTCTTAGCTGTTCCTGCTCTCCTATATGCCATCAACAACTACCTAAAGTTTATCATGCAG TTATACTTCAACCCTGCAACTGTGAAGATGCTAAGCAATCTGAAG GTGCTGGTCATAGCTGTTCTCCTAAAAATTATAATGAGAAGAAAATTCTCTATAATCCAG TGGGAAGCCCTTGCCCTATTACTGATTGGAATCAGTGTCAATCAACTACGCTCGATACCTGCGGGCACCAATGCTTTTGGTCTTCCCGTCACTGCTGTTGCATATGCATATACACTAATTTTT gttaccGTCCCATCGTTTGCCTCTGTCTACAATGAGTATGCTCTAAAAAGCCAGTTTGATACAAGCATCTACCTTCAG AATTTGTTCTTATATGGTTATGGTGCAATTTTCAACTTCCTTGGCATCTTAGGGACCGTCATATTTCAAG GTCCAGAGAGTTTTGATATCCTTCGAGGGCATTCAAGGGCAACAATGTTTCTCATTTGTAACAATGCAGCACAAGGCATTCTCTCCTCTTTCTTCTTTAAGTACGCAG ATACCATTTTGAAGAAGTATTCATCAACAGTTGCCACAATTTTTACGGGTTTAGCTTCGGCTGCATTTTTGGGACAACCCTTGACTGTTAACTTTCTTCTAGGCATCTCAATAGTATTTATTTCAATGCACCAG tttttctctCCACTAGCCAAGGTCAAAGATGAAAAAACAGCAGGAACAGTGGAGCTAGGAGATTCACAAAATCATAG GTCCTCTGAGTCTTCTTTTGTAAATATGACTGCTGGTGCCGCTGACGAT GCAAGCCATCTTAGCGCAACTGACGAGAGAAAACCGCTGCTGCCCATTTAA
- the LOC120682243 gene encoding ribosome-recycling factor produces MALLLRRGAALAARSFRAAAAASSASAAAHRLPAAGSLAGAGELAPARLFLLDSRRGFAKGKKSKDDRGDTVQAAPDIGPTVKSTATAQMDAAVIALSRELSKLRTGRATPGMLDHIMVETADVKVALNRIAVVSVLDAHTLSVMPYDPSSMKSIEHAIISSPLGINPTPDGNRIIANIPPLTKENIQALCKVVTKSAEDFKQSIRRARQKALDTIKKSASSMPKDDAKRLEKEIEELTKKFIKSADDMCKAKEKEISGS; encoded by the exons ATGGCCCTCCTCCTTCGCCGGGGCgcggcgctcgccgcccgctccttccgcgccgcggccgccgcttcgtccgcctccgccgccgcgcaccgcctccccgccgcgggATCCCTCGCGGGCGCTGGGGAGCTCGCTCCGGCGCGGCTCTTTCTCCTCGACAGCCGGAGAGGCTTCGCGAAGGGGAAGAAATCGA AGGATGACCGAGGTGACACGGTTCAAGCCGCTCCTGACATTGGTCCAACCGTCAAATCAACTGCCACCGCGCAAATGGATGCTGCAGTGATCGCGCTGTCGCGAGAGCTGAGCAAACTGCGGACAGGAAGAGCTACTCCTG GTATGCTTGACCATATCATGGTGGAGACTGCAGATGTTAAAGTTGCGTTGAATCGTATTGCTGTTGTTTCTGTCCTGGATGCACATACCCTATCAGTGATGCCTTATGATCCTAGT TCCATGAAGTCTATTGAGCATGCTATCATCTCGTCACCCTTGGGCATTAATCCAACTCCTGATGGAAATAGGATTATTGCAAATATCCCTCC GTTAACAAAGGAGAATATACAG GCACTGTGCAAGGTTGTTACTAAATCTGCTGAGGATTTTAAACAAAGCATTAGAAGAGCACGCCAAAAG GCACTTGATACAATAAAGAAATCTGCATCTAGCATGCCCAAGGATGATGCAAAGAGGCTGGAGAAGGAG ATTGAAGAATTGACCAAGAAGTTCATTAAGTCAGCAGATGACATGTGCAAGGCAAAGGAGAAGGAAATCAGCGGAAGCTGA
- the LOC120681801 gene encoding PTI1-like tyrosine-protein kinase 1 — MGRWWESAKSVFGDGRDGGEDGEEDGGSVGCFPRIRRKRSRNTYACTADPEKRKGHGGGPVPEEVVTVEVPEVPLRELNEITASFSDERLIGQGSYAKVYRAMLRGGHPVVVKRLEKPSKHASNVVFLKQLSVASRLRHGNFVRLLGYTISNDLRVLVYEYATMGTLHDVLHGDRESLAPGQGGDGGRPVLSWIHRVHIALDAARGLEYLHEVVRPAVTHKDVRSTNVLLFDGFRAKIADYNMFSQAADMARLNRSTHTLGSFGYQAPEYAMTGQMTDKSDVYSFGIVLLELLTGRKPLDRTLPQGQRSLVNWATPMLTEDRVQECIDPKLGDQYPPAGALKLGRIAVQCLQYDPTFRPSMGTVARVINYAVLRDQQGVV, encoded by the exons ATGGGGCGGTGGTGGGAGAGCGCCAAGAGCGTGTTCGGCGACGgcagggacggcggcgaggacggcgaggaggacggcggGAGCGTCGGCTGCTTCCCGAGGATCAGGAGGAAGCGGTCCAGGAACACGTACGCTTGCACGGCGGATCCAG AGAAACGAaaaggccacggcggcggccccgtCCCGGAGGAGGTGGTGACGGTGGAGGTGCCGGAGGTGCCACTGCGGGAGCTGAACGAGATCACGGCGTCCTTCTCGGACGAGCGGCTCATCGGGCAGGGCTCCTACGCCAAGGTGTACCGCGCCATGCTGCGGGGCGGCCACCCCGTCGTCGTGAAGCGGCTGGAGAAGCCCTCCAAGCACGCCTCCAACGTCGTCTTCCTCAAGCAGCTGTCGGTGGCGTCGCGGCTCCGGCACGGCAACTTCGTCCGCCTGCTCGGCTACACCATCAGCAACGACCTCCGCGTGCTGGTCTACGAGTACGCCACCATGGGCACCCTCCACGACGTCCTGCACGGGGACAGGGAGTCGCTGGCGCCGGGgcagggcggcgacggcggcaggcCGGTGCTGAGCTGGATCCACCGCGTGCACATCGCGCTGGACGCGGCGAGGGGCCTCGAGTACCTGCACGAGGTGGTGCGGCCGGCGGTGACGCACAAGGACGTGCGCTCCACCAACGTGCTGCTCTTCGACGGCTTCCGGGCCAAGATCGCCGACTACAACATGTTCAGCCAGGCCGCCGACATGGCCAGGCTCAACCGCTCCACGCACACGCTCGGCTCCTTCGGCTACCAGGCGCCCGA GTACGCCATGACGGGGCAGATGACGGACAAGAgcgacgtgtacagcttcggGATCGTCCTGCTGGAGCTCCTCACGGGGAGGAAGCCGTTGGACCGGACGCTGCCGCAGGGCCAGCGAAGCCTGGTCAACTGG GCGACTCCGATGCTGACGGAGGACAGGGTTCAGGAATGCATCGACCCGAAGCTTGGCGACCAGTATCCTCCTGCCGGAGCTCTCAAG CTCGGGCGGATCGCGGTGCAGTGCCTGCAGTACGACCCGACCTTCCGGCCGTCCATGGGCACCGTCGCCCGCGTGATCAACTACGCCGTCTTGCGAGACCAGCAGGGCGTGGTCTGA